Proteins encoded within one genomic window of Bradyrhizobium sp. CB1717:
- a CDS encoding response regulator transcription factor, which yields MNAPSTHLVIADDHPLFRDALRQAVASVLTSARIDEAGSFEDLTKLLEQTSDVDLILLDLSMPGISGFSGLIYLRAQYPAVPVVIVSASDDSATIRRSLDFGASGFIPKRFGVETLRDAILKVMEGDVWVPADTDLSAAADPDMTRLRDRLVTLTPQQVRVLMMLSEGLLNKQIAYELGVSEATIKAHVSAILQKLGVESRTQAVIAAAKIAGGQWKQGTPTG from the coding sequence ATGAACGCTCCCTCGACCCATCTCGTCATTGCCGATGATCACCCCCTGTTCCGTGATGCGCTCCGGCAGGCTGTGGCGAGCGTCCTGACCTCGGCCAGGATCGACGAGGCCGGATCGTTCGAGGATCTGACCAAGCTCCTGGAACAGACCTCCGACGTCGACCTGATCCTGCTCGACCTCTCGATGCCCGGGATCTCAGGCTTCTCCGGTCTGATCTATCTGCGCGCGCAATATCCGGCCGTCCCGGTGGTGATCGTCTCGGCCTCTGACGACAGCGCGACGATCCGCCGCTCGCTCGATTTCGGCGCCTCCGGCTTCATCCCCAAGCGGTTCGGCGTCGAGACGCTGCGCGATGCCATTCTCAAGGTGATGGAAGGCGACGTCTGGGTTCCCGCCGACACTGACCTGTCCGCCGCCGCCGATCCCGACATGACGCGCCTGCGCGACCGCCTGGTGACGCTGACCCCGCAGCAGGTCCGGGTCCTGATGATGCTGTCCGAGGGCCTCCTCAACAAGCAGATCGCCTACGAGCTCGGCGTCTCCGAAGCCACCATCAAGGCTCATGTCTCGGCGATCCTGCAAAAGCTCGGTGTCGAGAGCCGCACCCAGGCCGTGATCGCCGCCGCGAAGATCGCCGGCGGCCAGTGGAAGCAGGGCACGCCGACGGGGTGA